From Panicum hallii strain FIL2 chromosome 2, PHallii_v3.1, whole genome shotgun sequence, a single genomic window includes:
- the LOC112883155 gene encoding probable E3 ubiquitin-protein ligase BAH1-like 1 — translation MKFTKKYATYMRGMEAELPAVGLKRLKKMLKKCRSDSEHRSPLQDVAASPGAGRCPGLCSVCDGSFFPSLLNEMSVVVGCFNEKAKKLLELHLATGFKKYTMWFTNKGDKSHGKLIQQGKDLVTYAIINAVAMRKILKKYDKIHYSKQGQEFKAQAQSLHIEILQSPWLCELMAFYMNLRRSKKNKAAMELFGDCSLIFDDDRPTLSCNLFDSMRVDISLTCSICLDTVFDPVSLSCGHIFCYLCCCSAASVTIVDGLKSADHKSKCPLCRQQGVFPDAVHLDELNMLLSHSCPEYWEKRMQSERVERVRLAKEHWESQCRAFLGI, via the exons ATGAAGTTTACCAAGAAGTACGCGACGTACATGAGGGGGATGGAGGCGGAGCTCCCGGCCGTGGGGCTCAAGCGCCTCAAGAAGATGCTCAAGAAATGCCGCTCCGACTCCGAGCACCGCTCGCCCCTGCAGGATGTCGCTGCCTCACCCGGCGCCGGCCGGTGCCCCGGGCTTTGCTCTG TATGTGATGGGAGTTTCTTTCCATCTCTTCTGAATGAGATGTCGGTCGTTGTCGGCTGCTTCAACGAAAAAGCCAAGAAGCTGCTGGAGCTGCACTTGGCGACAGGCTTCAAGAAATACACCATGTGGTTCACCAACAAGGGTGACAAGAGCCATGGGAAATTGATACAGCAAGGCAAAGACTTGGTTACGTATGCTATTATAAATGCCGTGGCCATGAGGAAGATCTTAAAGAAGTATGACAAG ATACATTACTCAAAGCAAGGGCAAGAATTCAAAGCTCAAGCTCAGAGCCTGCACATTGAGATACTTCAATCCCCATGGCTCTGTGAGCTGATGGCATTCTACATGAACTTGAGAAGGAGCAAGAAGAACAAGGCTGCAATGGAGCTCTTTGGCGACTGTTCCCTCATATTCGATGACGACAGACCAACGCTCTCATGCAACCTCTTTGACTCTATGCGTGTCGACATTAGCTTGACATGTTCCATTTGCTTG GACACAGTGTTTGATCCAGTCTCTCTTTCTTGTGGTCACATCTTTTGCTACCTGTGCTGCTGTTCTGCTGCATCTGTGACCATTGTTGACGGGCTGAAGTCCGCAGATCACAAATCAAAATGTCCCCTATGTCGACAG CAAGGGGTCTTTCCTGATGCTGTGCACCTGGATGAACTCAACATGCTACTGAGCCACAG TTGTCCAGAGTACTGGGAGAAGAGAATGCAATCAGAGCGAGTTGAGCGTGTTCGCCTGGCTAAGGAGCATTGGGAGTCACAGTGCAGAGCATTCTTGGGCATCTAG
- the LOC112883153 gene encoding sentrin-specific protease 1-like — MSSAAALHCRKRRRDDAPGDASSTHRRLLAPSPLPAVRSFGLRIALTSAPHQPCKHCHGESTYSPHLCRCRPRRRLSTSPFPAVRPNSLRVALASYPRRRRRRRNLSIDYAHHPVSTFRRRRSPASRVRRFPGLRPFALRFLIDSGASVPRRRRNPAAVNMGNFFSQLLGKTSSDGGLEVHMERLEGSPEVVDLTLEPDLEPEKVDVVRRTIGDSVPALGSPTPLEKMAPFHNEALEWTKWRDGRLRESAFEDCSKLFTPLTDKDEREVNTLLYGSGDSSEIIVMHGPSNIEITKEKLECLRPHGWLNDEVINLYIDLLKERVEREPKRFLKCHFFNTFFYKKLTCGIAGYDYQSVRRWTTFKKLGYGLVECEKIFIPVHRDVHWCLAIINMKDRTLQYLDSLGGLGHDVLRVLVRYIMDELKDKSNIETDICSWVVKVSDCLPLQHNGWDCGMFMLKYIDFHSRGIEPSFSQEHMIYFRKRTAKEILRLRAD; from the exons ATGAGCAGCGCTGCAGCCCTCCACTGCCGCAAGCGCCGCCGCGACGATGCTCCCGGGGACGCCTCCTCGActcaccgccgcctcctcgctccCAGTCCGTTGCCCGCCGTCCGGTCCTTCGGCCTTCGCATCGCGCTCACCAGCGCCCCTCACCAACCCTGCAAGCATTGCCACGGCGAGAGCACCTACTCACCTCACCTCTGCCgttgccgcccccgccgccgcctcagcaCCAGCCCGTTCCCTGCCGTCCGACCTAATAGCCTCCGCGTCGCGTTAGCCTCctacccgcgccgccgccgccgccgccgcaatctcAGCATCGACTACGCCCACCACCCCGTCTCCactttccgccgccgccgcagccctgcTTCCAGGGTTAGGCGATTCCCTGGCCTTCGCCCCTTCGCCCtccgattcctcatcgacagcGGCGCATCAGTCCCTCGTCGTCGCCGGAATCCCGCTGCAGTAAACATGGGTAACTTCTTCTCACAGCTGTTGGGGAAGACAAGCAGCGACGGTGGCTTGGAGGTGCACATGGAGCGGCTCGAGGGGTCGCCGGAAGTAGTGGATCTCACGTTGGAACCGGACCTTGAACCGGAGAAGGTCGATGTCGTGAGGAGGACAATTGGCGATAGCGTCCCTGCATTGGGTTCGCCGACGCCGCTGGAGAAGATGGCGCCGTTCCACAATGAGGCCCTCGAGTGGACGAAGTGGCGTGATGGAAGATTGCGTGAGTCAGCATTCGAG GATTGTTCCAAACTATTTACACCTCTAACCGACAAAGATGAAAGAGAAGTTAACACTCTTCTGTATGGTAGTGGTGATAG TAGCGAAATCATAGTGATGCATGGGCCTTCTAACATTGAGATTACTAAAGAGAAACTTGAATGCTTGAGACCTCATGGTTGGTTAAATGACGAG GTCATCAATTTGTATATTGATTTGTTGAAGGAGAGGGTAGAAAGGGAGCCCAAAAGGTTTTTGAAATGCCATTTCTTCAATACATTCTTTTACAAGAAG CTTACTTGCGGAATAGCTGGTTATGACTACCAGTCTGTTAGAAGATGGACAACCTTCAAAAAGTTGGGTTATGGACTTGTTGAGTGTGAGAAA ATCTTTATTCCAGTACATAGAGATGTACATTGGTGCCTGGCAATTATAAACATGAAGGATAGAACTTTACAATATCTTGATTCTCTTGGAGGTCTGGGCCATGATGTACTGAGAGTACTC GTTAGATATATCATGGATGAATTGAAGGACAAGAGCAACATAGAGACTGACATCTGTTCTTGGGTGGTAAAAGTATCAGACTGTCTTCCTTTGCAGCACAATGG GTGGGACTGTGGTATGTTTATGCTTAAATACATCGATTTCCATAGCAGAGGTATCGAACCATCTTTCAGTCAG GAACACATGATCTATTTTAGGAAACGAACAGCAAAAGAGATCTTGAGATTAAGAGCTGACTAA
- the LOC112883156 gene encoding F-actin-capping protein subunit alpha: MSDEGGAGEPLSDSQKREIAVWFLSNAPAGEIHYVAKDVRALLGDDAVYEAAAAEAFPEYNKAHLVSLELPDRSGDIIITTYGELDRNNYLDPRTAQVATVDHIKQTCTKLRPAADEELPSAYIEEFRSALDVELSKYVAEAYPKGVCAVYCTSGKDIEGPGADFGFAVVISAAKCSPQNFCNGSWRSIWTMDFNYELQFVDIKGKIQVDAHYFEEGNVQLDTNIDCKDSTIMQSPDDCAVSITNIIRHHESEYLSSLEESYLNLSDATFKDLRRKLPVTRTLFPWHNTLAFSLTRDLAKELALGK; encoded by the exons ATGTCAGAcgaaggcggcgccggcgagccgcTCAGCGACAGCCAGAAGCGGGAGATCGCCGTCTGGTTCCTCTCCAACGCGCCCGCCGGCGAGATTCACTATGTCGCCAAAG ATGTGCGCGCTCTGCTGGGGGACGACGCGGTGtacgaggccgccgccgcggaggcctTCCCGGAGTACAACAAGGCCCACCTCGTGTCCCTCGAGCTCCCCGACCGCAGTGGCGAC ATAATCATCACAACTTATGGGGAGCTTGACAGGAACAATTATCTGGATCCCAGGACTGCTCAAGTTGCTACTGTGGATCATATTAAACAG ACTTGTACAAAATTGAGGCCTGCTGCAGATGAGGAGCTTCCGTCAGCTTACATTGAAGAGTTTAG GAGTGCTTTAGATGTTGAATTATCAAAATATGTTGCTGAAGCTTATCCCAAAGGGGTTTGTGCCGTTTATTGTACTAGTGGAAAGGATATAGAGGGACCAGGAGCAGATTTTGGTTTTGCAGTAGTTATTTCTGCTGCTAAATGTAGCCCACAGAACTTCTG CAATGGCAGCTGGCGTTCAATTTGGACTATGGATTTCAATTATGAGTTGCAATTTGTTGATATAAAGGGAAAGATACAG GTAGATGCTCACTATTTTGAAGAGGGAAATGTCCAGCTGGATACTAACATTGATTGCAAGGACTCCACCATAATGCAG TCACCTGATGATTGTGCAGTTTCAATAACTAACATCATTCGACATCATGAGTCTGAGTATTTGTCATCCCTTGAG GAATCATACTTGAATTTGTCTGATGCAACTTTCAAG GATCTTCGGAGGAAACTTCCAGTTACCCGGACCCTTTTCCCATGGCATAACACATTAGCCTTCAGTCTCACAAGAGACCTCGCCAAAGAACTAGCGCTTGGAAAATGA
- the LOC112883157 gene encoding ribosome biogenesis protein NSA2 homolog encodes MPQGDHIELHQKRHGRRLDYEERKRKREAREVHKRSKDARKLLGAKGKRFAKKRYAEKAQMKKTLKMHDESTSRQKADDNVQEGALPPYLLDRDQTQRAKVLSNTIKQKRKEKAGKWDVPLPKVRPVAEEEMFKVLRTGKRKTKQWKRMVTKATFVGAGFTRKPPKYERFIRPTGLRFTKAHVTHPELKCTFNLDIISVKKNPNGPMYTSLGVMTRGTIIEVNVSELGLVTPAGKVVWGKYAQVTNNPENDGCINAVLLV; translated from the exons ATG CCGCAGGGAGACCATATAGAGCTGCACCAGAAGCGGCATGGTCGGCGCCTGGACTACGAGGAGCGCAAGCGCAAACGCGAGGCGCGCGAGGTGCACAAGCGCTCGAAGGATGCCCGGAAG TTGCTTGGTGCTAAGGGTAAGAGGTTTGCCAAGAAGCGATATGCCGAGAAGGCGCAGATGAAGAAGAC CCTGAAAATGCATGATGAATCAACTTCGCGGCAGAAGGCTGATGATAATGTCCAAGAGGGTGCTCTTCCCCCATATCTGCTTGATCGTGATCAGACACAGCGTGCCAAG GTTCTTAGCAACACGATCAAGCAAAAGAGGAAGGAAAAGGCTGGAAAATGGGATGTTCCCTTGCCAAAG GTCAGACCTGTAGCTGAAGAAGAGATGTTTAAGGTTCTGCGAACTGGCAAGCGAAAAA CAAAGCAGTGGAAGAGGATGGTTACTAAAGCCACCTTTGTTGGAGCTGGATTTACAAGGAAGCCGCCAAAGTACGAACGGTTCATTCGGCCAACTGGTCTGCGTTTCACCAAAGCTCATGTGACTCACCCAGAACTGAAATGTACTTTCAACCTGGACATAATTTCTGTCAAGAAAAACCCAAATGGCCCAATGTACACTTCTCTTGGTGTTATGACAAGGGGAACAATCATTGAG GTGAATGTCAGTGAACTTGGTCTGGTTACTCCTGCTGGAAAAGTTGTTTGGG GTAAATATGCTCAGGTTACAAACAACCCGGAAAATGATGGGTGCATCAATGCTGTCTTGCTAGTGTAG
- the LOC112883154 gene encoding uncharacterized protein LOC112883154 has product MPHRLFRPPPLPLKLAFTISLAVSFSVSCCATPSSPSSHTSAGSRYPAPSPQAVAADLLSVLAGPRAAAQVPAAEATRLRACLRFLSPVNPAVSKVSSWSGGGSRKFLLEGRDAGAAEADEMVMWPPAPVMDLARLAVDSGGDPGAIHRALDPTMLPVPDVEGSQKNKCQLTRTPYGRRFANKELNQYFAFLFELIVARGPSVGLNVSLSRYDLFHGHLFLASETGRLGILFHAKEYPAFNKELFPYSLGYCQAGSNVPYDDSMNLRNILWLAPLPSKETKAWLAPGVLVVLDAHPDGIIYQEMIRDYVQIVRTVYEDDFGDNAVDVNYLNVANAASAERIFIC; this is encoded by the exons ATGCCTCACCGTCTGTTCCggcctcctcccctccctctgAAGCTGGCCTTCACCATCTCCCTCGCCGTCTCCTTCTCCGTCTCCTGCTGCGCCACCCCTTCCTCACCTTCGTCCCACACATCGGCCGGTTCCCGGTACCCGGCTCCCTCCCCTCAGGCCGTCGCCGCGGACCTCCTGTCCGTCCTCGCTGGCCCGCGCGCTGCGGCGCAGGTGCCAGCCGCAGAGGCCACGCGGCTCCGCGCCTGCCTCCGGTTTCTCTCCCCGGTCAACCCCGCGGTCTCAAAGGTCTCTTCTTGGAGCGGCGGGGGATCCCGGAAGTTTCTTCTGGAAGGTCGCGatgcgggcgcggcggaggcggacgaGATGGTGatgtggccgccggcgccggtcaTGGATCTGGCGCGGTTAGCCGTCGACTCCGGAGGCGATCCCGGGGCCATCCACCGCGCGCTTGACCCAACAATGCTGCCA GTACCAGATGTTGAGGGGTCGCAGAAGAACAAATGCCAGCTCACAAGAACACCGTATGGGAGACGCTTTGCCAATAAG GAGCTCAATCAATATTTTGCGTTCTTGTTTGAATTGATTGTGGCACGGGGACCTTCTGTTGGACTAAATGTATCACTGAGTCGATACGATTTGTTCCATGGTCATCTTTTCCTTGCATCTGAAACAGGACGGCTCGGAATTCT GTTCCATGCTAAAGAATATCCAGCATTTAATAAGGAATTATTTCCTTATAGTTTGGGATATTGCCAAGCAG GATCTAATGTACCATATGATGATTCTATGAACTTGCGCAATATCCTTTGGTTGGCACCATTGCCATCAAAGGAGACGAAAGCTTGGTTAGCACCAG GAGTCTTGGTCGTTCTGGATGCACATCCTGATGGAATTATCTACCAAGAGATGATTCGTGACTATGTTCAGATTGTAAGAACAGTATACGAAG ATGATTTCGGGGATAATGCAGTTGATGTCAATTATCTGAATGTGGCCAATGCAGCTTCTGCAGAAAGGATTTTCATCTGCTGA